The proteins below are encoded in one region of Sulfolobus islandicus Y.N.15.51:
- a CDS encoding DUF790 family protein, whose translation MLTSDLARFKIENQRIIPLFATDSDIDVAKEVIDMFKIGAKVGDILEDLKYLSKIYDYKLVKGLGKIYLRYCIVESATKIDYIELRRQLFSRGPVLEENDKERVLKEVGDLFHVDPIKAMYEDLDVEKKIVELPKFSPEDLLKIYNLSLLQTIIFNAYKVTVSVSDGWKEIARRIKMLGLMYLAYENPLRIEIFGPLSLVKMTEKYGRNLAALVPFLVSKNKWTIIADIVLGKNKRRTYRLELSSGYSKLFKYINDEEMEKRFDSSIEEKFYEEFRRVIRDWNIVREPEPIVIEKRLYFPDFVLSKGNIKVYVEIMGFWTKEYVNSKIEKLRNFKYPILVLLNEELSYENYIPDTLNVIKFKKKIDIGKLYSALRGFQANVNEDIDLSDVNDDIILIKELSAKYNVNEKIVRSKLMQRPDYIVLKNYAIKKTFIEELKKEDFSNTQLSSLVNKYGNYIVDIIDYLGYKIVWKNISDAIVEKIKEV comes from the coding sequence ATGCTAACCTCTGATCTAGCTAGGTTTAAGATAGAAAATCAGAGGATAATTCCACTATTTGCTACAGATTCTGACATAGATGTAGCAAAGGAAGTCATTGACATGTTTAAAATAGGAGCAAAAGTTGGTGATATTCTAGAAGATTTAAAATATTTATCTAAAATATATGATTATAAACTAGTCAAGGGATTAGGGAAAATTTATCTAAGATATTGTATCGTTGAAAGTGCGACTAAGATCGATTATATAGAATTGCGTAGGCAATTATTTAGTAGGGGTCCAGTATTAGAGGAGAACGATAAGGAGAGAGTATTAAAAGAGGTCGGTGACCTTTTTCACGTTGATCCCATAAAGGCTATGTATGAAGACCTTGACGTTGAAAAGAAAATAGTGGAACTCCCTAAATTTTCTCCAGAAGATCTATTAAAAATATATAATCTTTCCCTTTTGCAAACCATTATTTTCAACGCGTATAAGGTTACAGTTTCCGTTAGTGATGGCTGGAAAGAAATCGCGAGAAGAATAAAAATGCTAGGATTAATGTATTTAGCGTATGAAAATCCGCTTAGAATAGAGATTTTTGGTCCATTGTCCCTAGTAAAGATGACAGAGAAATATGGGAGAAATTTAGCTGCATTAGTACCGTTTTTAGTCTCTAAGAATAAGTGGACTATTATAGCTGATATAGTTTTAGGCAAAAATAAAAGAAGAACCTATAGACTGGAACTCTCGAGCGGCTATTCTAAACTCTTTAAGTATATTAATGATGAAGAGATGGAAAAGAGGTTTGATAGTTCAATTGAGGAAAAGTTTTACGAGGAGTTCAGAAGGGTCATAAGGGATTGGAATATAGTAAGGGAACCAGAACCTATAGTGATAGAAAAAAGGCTTTATTTTCCGGATTTCGTACTTAGTAAAGGTAATATCAAAGTGTATGTAGAGATAATGGGATTTTGGACTAAAGAATATGTAAATTCTAAGATAGAGAAACTGAGAAACTTCAAATATCCGATTTTAGTTCTCTTGAATGAAGAGCTTTCATACGAAAATTACATACCGGATACTTTAAATGTAATAAAATTTAAGAAAAAAATTGATATAGGTAAACTGTATTCAGCTTTAAGAGGCTTTCAAGCAAATGTTAACGAGGATATCGACTTAAGTGATGTTAATGACGATATTATCTTGATTAAGGAGCTGTCTGCCAAATATAATGTTAATGAGAAGATAGTTAGAAGCAAGTTGATGCAAAGACCTGATTATATAGTACTTAAAAATTACGCTATAAAGAAAACGTTTATAGAAGAGCTAAAAAAGGAAGATTTCTCAAATACGCAACTTTCTTCATTAGTTAACAAATATGGAAATTATATAGTTGACATTATAGATTATCTAGGTTATAAAATTGTCTGGAAAAACATTTCCGATGCAATTGTAGAAAAGATCAAAGAGGTTTAA
- a CDS encoding B12-binding domain-containing radical SAM protein, producing MNTFYSRKVKYNIMAWEIILTADKGSFTDYGGSSVLGYVACMPSRLIPKFFMYRFFTPDVPVDSEGRAIVAPYALRKVESTLVHAGFDSVVVIPPHRLEKAINQKTKVVGLTVHDPFGLNPVSFKLSMIFGGGPTWTAKYFEEFGEKISKLKSKYNFKVIVGGPGSWELTKENKDWADVIFIGEAEADLPRVVKSIIDGQEVPKVVYGKNPKVNEIPPIINPARLGEVQITRGCPRGCQFCPITPETFRTIPLDVVKKEVEVNMRAGVKRVEFITDDVLLYGSQKLRVNHEAITKLFTETMNMGVDGIWFPHISAPAVRSSPQTVKAMSEIARYDEDRAAAPVVGLESGSEKILSKYMRAKPFPWTPREWKDVILDATAIMNDNYIYPCYTMTIGYPEETNEDVDQSIDLVQSIIDHKLKAWIFPLPVIPMGVSYIRNNPFPVLEKMPTRYWDVLYISWKYDLQITREMIPILTGGIKNKFAQRTVQYMIDKIFYSIEWVFKQLKETQGKYAYTFASINLNNTTGVIKAIYWLFRLAFKPL from the coding sequence ATGAATACTTTTTATAGTAGGAAAGTAAAATATAATATTATGGCATGGGAGATCATATTAACCGCGGATAAAGGGTCTTTTACAGATTATGGGGGTTCAAGTGTATTAGGTTATGTAGCTTGCATGCCATCAAGACTAATACCCAAATTCTTTATGTATAGATTCTTCACTCCAGATGTCCCAGTGGATTCTGAAGGAAGAGCAATAGTAGCACCGTACGCTCTTAGAAAAGTAGAAAGTACGCTTGTTCATGCGGGATTCGATAGCGTTGTAGTAATACCTCCGCACAGACTAGAGAAAGCAATAAACCAGAAGACTAAAGTAGTGGGATTAACAGTTCATGATCCCTTTGGCCTAAATCCAGTTAGCTTTAAGTTAAGTATGATATTTGGAGGTGGTCCTACATGGACAGCCAAATATTTCGAAGAATTTGGAGAAAAGATCTCGAAGCTTAAGTCAAAGTATAATTTTAAAGTAATAGTAGGTGGGCCAGGGAGCTGGGAGTTAACCAAGGAGAATAAGGATTGGGCAGATGTTATATTCATAGGAGAAGCTGAAGCAGATCTACCACGAGTTGTAAAATCCATAATTGATGGACAAGAAGTCCCTAAAGTTGTCTATGGCAAGAATCCAAAGGTAAATGAAATACCACCAATAATAAACCCTGCAAGACTAGGGGAAGTTCAAATAACCAGAGGATGTCCAAGAGGATGTCAATTCTGTCCAATAACCCCTGAAACCTTTAGAACGATACCATTAGACGTTGTGAAGAAGGAAGTTGAAGTTAACATGAGGGCTGGTGTAAAGAGGGTTGAATTTATAACTGATGATGTCCTACTGTACGGTTCACAGAAATTGAGGGTAAATCACGAAGCTATTACAAAGTTGTTTACCGAAACCATGAATATGGGAGTAGATGGGATATGGTTTCCACATATCTCTGCCCCAGCTGTTAGAAGTAGTCCACAAACAGTAAAGGCTATGTCTGAGATTGCAAGATATGATGAGGATAGAGCTGCTGCTCCAGTGGTTGGACTAGAGAGTGGAAGTGAGAAGATACTAAGTAAGTACATGAGAGCAAAGCCATTCCCTTGGACTCCTAGAGAGTGGAAAGATGTCATACTTGATGCGACTGCGATAATGAACGATAATTACATCTATCCTTGTTACACTATGACAATAGGTTATCCAGAGGAGACAAATGAAGATGTTGATCAATCAATTGATTTAGTTCAGTCCATAATTGATCATAAACTTAAAGCTTGGATATTCCCATTGCCGGTCATACCTATGGGAGTTTCTTATATAAGAAATAATCCATTTCCAGTGTTAGAAAAAATGCCCACCAGATATTGGGATGTACTATACATATCGTGGAAATACGATTTACAGATAACGAGAGAGATGATACCAATTCTCACTGGAGGTATCAAGAACAAATTCGCTCAAAGGACTGTCCAATACATGATAGACAAAATATTCTACAGCATTGAATGGGTATTTAAACAACTAAAAGAGACACAAGGGAAATATGCGTACACTTTCGCAAGTATCAATCTCAATAACACGACGGGAGTGATAAAGGCGATCTACTGGTTATTCAGGTTAGCCTTTAAACCTCTTTGA